The Lineus longissimus chromosome 6, tnLinLong1.2, whole genome shotgun sequence sequence CACCATCACAATACCAGTGTTGTCGTGGTCACAACCGGAGCAATATTTAACTATCCACCCAAGTGAATCATAATgccgccgaagggcttgttgttattatcattttcatcatcataactggtaaacatgtacatgtatatagcgtttttcagatagatctgggcAAAgttacttggctgacctctggTCACTATACTGTAATATAGTGTGACCCTAGATAGTCATGTTACTGATCACGAGGCGTTCGCGTCAGCGTATCGGGGGCttggcgaaaactccctaacttCCTCCGCTGTGAGTCTATCCGAATCCATCTGGATAGGTTTGAATCAGATTCGCCAGTTTATGTTGTTACATTGTCGTCCTCAATTGGTCCTACTGTAACGTTTCTGAGTAGTTCCCCTCAATGTCTGCAGGAACGCCGAAGAcagattgacacgtttttctctcaatctcccaatgagaggatagCTAGCATTTGCTCCGGAGCACAAGTACGGTAGTATCACTAAtcaaccgttaccaatggcgGGGATTGgtttttctctgtttccccTTGTTGAGGATTGTAAGGAAACACTGAAATGTGCCGAAACAACCAAAAACGTCACATCGCGTCCTGAGGTTGGACTGACCAACAATgtgcatcctggcataaccagtggtttccaatatacatgtactccgcCGGTCGATATTTCACACTATGActtttgtatatgacgtagcGGTAAAAAAAGCCGGATCCGCATTGCGGGGATGCTAGCTTTACACGGTGTAATTGGACTCCGCGGCCGTGCAAGATATTCCCGCGCTTTTACATACACTGGATGGAGTCGCACAGCACGTAACACGGCAGCACATCGCTGATTGGACAACTGACACAACCAACTCCAGGAACGACACTGCAGTGACAGCACATAAAAAGGCGGCAAAACCACGCCATATTCTGTGAGAAAAAGCTGCGTGAACAAAAATGAAAGCCGGTAAAGTTCCACTAAAAAATGCCGCAAGTATTGATAGGACCATACAAGTTATTATGTGGTGGCTCTGCCTCGTACGAGCGGATATTATTCCCGAAATCCCAGCTGCGATAAAAAGTGCCCCGCCCAGGATTCCAGTTCCATCTCGTGCGTAATGCACCTTCTCCCAGAATGAAATTAGTCCGATTGTCAGTCCCACAACCGTTAGACCGAGGACTATCTGCAGGATACCGCAGACAAGGCTGGTCCTTGAAGAGAAGGCCTGAAGGATCACCCGCGAAGTCGATTGGCCTGTTCCGATCTGGCCGCCGGGCGCAACAGTGGTAGGCTCGGTCACGCCAAGACCAGAATTTTGTCCTTTGGTGGCTAGTTCGGACTCGCCAGTATTAAGAGTCTCTTTCCCTTGGCCGCAGCTAGACTCTGTTTCTCCTTGACTTGGCCCACGAGTCTCGAGGTCCTCTTGTTTAGAGCGAGGAGGACCATCATGCTCTCCTTGGCTTTGACAACCAAGCTCGTTCTCTCCTTGATTGGGACCACTTATTTTAGACTCCCCTTGACTGGGCCCACAAAGCTCCGACTCCCACCCCTCATTTGAACCACAAGGCACATACtctccttgactgggattagaAGGCACAGACTCTCCTTGACTGGGACGACATGGGGCAGATTCCCCTTGGTTGAGACCACAAGACGTAGACACCCCTTGACTGGGGCTAGAAGGCTCAGACTCCCCTTCATTGGGACCGCAAGGCGTAGACTCCTCTTGATTAGGGCCACAAGGCGCAGACTCCCCTTCAGTGGGACTACAAAACTCGTTTGGCTGGTGTCCTTCGGCGTCAGAGACGTCTGATGTAGATGTCGTCACTTCTGCTATGGGTGTCGTCACTTCCACACCACTTTCAGATAGTCCGTCGTGATTGGACATGGCTCTGAAATGACAATGGGAGAAGTATAAGTCTCGATCGTTTGCGCTGATTATGTTGATGCACGGAATGGCAACAAGGGTGTGTGTtgagtccaaggttgtgacaagagAATGCATTATCTAATAACTCTTCTTTTCAGCGTGTTGTCAGTCTCTGGGGGTGTCTTTGTCAGTCGagggctattgagctcttacTTTCACGTCGCAATAAAACCCAATATTCGTGTCTCCGGCATCCATAAGGCTgtatttttcatatattttgttaaaaaaattaaaaaatcacTATAATCTATGTAGAAACTACAAAGTAATATTTTCCCATTGCGTCTTGTCCTACTCGATGGTCATGGAGCTTAAGATCTGGCCCAATGGACAGCTTACCCCCCTTAAATTCCATGTCGCCAAGTGACATGTTAATATTTCAAAGCCAACATGAAGCTAAGTCATCTAAGAAATATTTGTGAAAGGACGCCCGTCTGGTTCATATTTAAGTTCTTCGTAAGATTCTGTCTTAAATATATTGATAATTTCACGGAGAAAAACAAAATTGCctgttattttaatttttttccctgTCTCCAAGTTGTTGTCACCACCGCAACGAATGAATGAAGCGTGCACCACCTGTAGGCAGCTGGTATTACTACCGGCCAAACACGTGCGCAACAGACAACAGGGCGTGGCCATGCTTTTTGATAGTTACCACGGACGGTTCCCTGGTAAAATGACTGTTTTTTTTCCGATTTTCCCTAAGTCTGGTCAAGGTTATGTTTATTCAGAGTCATTACCGAACTGTAGATTTTGTTGTAGAAGATGCCCTGGTCGGATTTTGTACTTGGTCACTTAATTGAGGACGGAAGTCCCTTGACCTTGCAACGAACTTGGCATGCATTACGTGTCTGCATTAATGTACAGGCTCCTTTACCTGTAATCACGTGTCATTACCGCCACGTCCTTACCGAAACGCAAACTTGGCTGCGGTAATGACCGTTTGCCGTTGCGGTAATGACATTTTCATATCTTCTGGCAAGTTAGCCTCTTTTAAACTAACTGCATCTCGCTTAAATCCTAAATTTCTGGCCGAGTAAATATAAACGCACAATATAGGTCAGTCATCGCATGTCAAATAAAGTTAGACTTTTTGTGTATACTGTTGTGGTAATGACATACGATGCGGGCATGATGCTATTGCTCTAAAAATATATTAGGCCTATCCCTTTAAAAATCCATTTAAATACCTGACAAAAAAACAGCCGAGTAAAGACCCTAAACTGCAAAGATCTGGTTTAGAGGCCTCAGTTCGACCTTGAACTATTTAGTTTACGGTAATGACTAGGTTCAATGACTGTTCTCCACCAGGGACAATTCTAGGGCTTAGGTCTATCTAAGTGTTAGACCTGATTCCTCTTCTAAAATTAACGATAGGCCCTACTAAAGTCATCCGTTCAATTCTTTACAGGCCAAAACACTTCCCTGTGAACATGCCACCAAAAAAACGCAATCCTCTCTACCAAAGAGCGGGCACAGAGATGGCGCGATCAACAAAATATCAATGTAGACAGCCATGAGAAATACCTTCAGGCAGAAAGGGAGCGTTACCAAGGATAAAAGAAGCAGGCAAACTGAAGAAAGCTGGTGACCTAACAGCCAGAGAGCTGTTGAAGTTGAAACTGATTTTCGGAGAGACGAGTAGGCCAAGCCTAATTCAAAAGTTGAAAACTCAAGTTTTGGTACTGATTTGTGTTATGTTTTGTTTGTCAAAGTTCTCGAGTTCTTGAAAGTTAAAAACGGTTAGAAAGTTATTCAGGTGTTGGTGGGATTTGGTTTACCTACAATTGACGATAATGGGTTGCCAATATGGATGCAACTTAAAGGCCTACTTATGACTTAGGCCACTTGTTGAAGTAAAGATGCACTTTTTTGTACGAACTGTGTAGGGCTGAAGTTGCAGGAGAAAACAAATGTTTCTCAGTCTGGTATAAACAAGGCCAGTAGATCAGAATAATCATTGCCAGAACCTTGCCAGGCGTATGATGATTGTACTTTTTCAGTGAAATTTCGGAAATAAATCTTGTCATAAATAGTCATTACCACCTCGTTATGTCCTTACCGCAACGCGGatgtcattttttttaaaacctgGTGTAGGTTGAGGTTGGGAAACGGCTCTGCTGGTTACTTGATGGTTAACGTTATTTTTGTATGTATACGTTCTTCAGAAAATAGCAAGTAATATTATAGTGGTTACAGAGCAGTTTCTAAATCTCAGTCATGTCATTACCACAACGTTACGTCCTTACCATAACGCTGATGTCCTCTTATTCACCATCCCATCGTCATTAGTGAAGTTTAGAATCAGCAAAACGAAAGGTAACTTCCGTGTCCTTTCTACAAGCAGCTGCTCTACGGAATATAGCATAACGTTACCATTGCCAACTTCGCTACTATTTCTAATAACATCATTGTGTCATTACCACAACTTTATGTCCTTACCATAACGTTGATGTCATTACCATAACTACTATAAACTATGCTGTATTTCtttaaattgaaaatatttggtGCAAATGATTACTTGTTACTGAAATATATCAAGAAAGCTATAACAGACACAAAAGTAAGGAAAAAAATATGCCTTAGAATATCTTCATTATTAAATTTTGATCAGGGACCTTGCTGCCTGAGCAAAGAGCATCCATTCAACTTACAAAATTTCCACCATCCGAGGTGTAAGCATGTAGGAGCTTTTATGAAACACAAACTGGGACAATTTTCAACATGGTGTGGAGAAGTTTTTCCTATCAATAATGATTTTTTAaattaaaatcaacaaaatgcTATATGTTACGGAAATGACAACTTTCAACGGTCTTCGACCAAAAAGGgcccaaaatttgaaaatctaaTTTGAAATCAGCTCTGCTGGACAAAGCAAGCCAAACCTTAATACCATTTAACATACAATAACTCAACATCATTGGGAAAATTGTCATATTTTCAATTGACAGCCTATTGCCTAATATATTGACATTATCGCGAAACCACCCACGTGAGTGGTCCGGCCACAGAACGTCAACAAGTATTGAGCATGCGTACCTGACCTTTGTTACGTACAAAAAAATTCACGAATGCGCACCAGTGCAGGTGTAAAAATTCTAAATGTCCTAAAGGATAGTGTCCCTGGTTTGGATTCTTTCTACGCTTTTAAAATATTTGAGGTATTGACGGTTATGGTCTCTTATAGACCAAATCCTTCATCCGTTAATATATACGCATACAATAGGGTTGGACTCTTCACCAGAGGGACATCAAGGCTGCTACACCGGGATCATTGCCTAAAAAGAATTAAATACCTGAACACGGTCTGTCCTCCCTGCGAAGAATATCCTTCTCAAAATCTTTCAGTCGCAATCATGTTGAGATGTCAGAACGATACGCGCTCTAGCATCTAGTGCACCATACAACACGGCATATACCTGTATCAATAATGCATTTATGTTGTTTCGAAACATATCAAATTACGTGCCAATTATGCTACAAATTGGGCCAATTGGGCCAAGGAAAAAACGCTAGGACAATGTTTTTGTTAGATTTGTGAGTTTCTATTCCACTTGCGAGGCCATTTCCCGGACATTAGGCTGGTTTTGCAGTCTGGACGCGGGGTACGAACGACGAAGAACCAAGGTATGTCATTTACGAGCCACTCGTAAACCGTTTATGGtcaaactatacatgtataacatatgTGCTAACCCCTGCTGTGACATTACAACCGAACATGTAGGAAGCACTTTTAAAGGCTTACTTCGgatttttttattgggaaagTACATTATGTTTATAGGCTTACAAAATCACAGAACAGCCTACGTATATTATCTTCCATGTCAGGTTGATCAGAGATTGTCATTCTTGTCGTTCGAGTACAAAATGCAAAACGGTTAGGACAAGACCGCCACGCCTTATCGTAGAAAGAGCTTAGGACGACAGCTTTCGAATTCTAGGATCAATATTAAAGGACTCCTTTCATCATGCAGATGGTTTTAATTTTGTACGTATTCCTGATTGGTCTTCAATCATGTctgactgtcacaacctgggaTCAATACGATTTCGTGAGGAGAAGAGTTCGCCCTTTACGGAAAAATGTCGTCAGTAAACAGAATGAGGTGAGATTCTATACTGGGGTTTGGGACAACTGGAACTAGCTatcctggaaaaagtgtcgttCCCTTTTGTATGGTGGCGGATAGTTTAGTTTTTTAGAGCCCGAATGCCTTCACTACCTGCAAGAGAAAGAAGAGGGGAACGCTACGAAATGCATGGAAGCCGTCAAAATCATTGCACCTGTTTGCGCTCTGAATTTACAATGTACCTTTACACTCTGTCGTCATATTCTTTAAACAACTGCATACGTCTTCTCTGATACAACGTCTCATTTTGTCTCGTTTTTCCAGACAGCACAATCAGCCGATGGACACCGCGCCCCGAAGCTCCCAGAACAATACGAGGCGGACTGGCTTCTTTACGTCCATCCATTAGACAATCCATCACCCTGGTACTCCCTTCCTCCACCACCGTACGAGGTCGGGCGGGGCAGAACATACTATGACAACACCATACCCGCAATATCGGAACATTACGATGACTTCTGTATCCCCATATTTGCCGGATTAGGCTATCATTGGCCGTGCATCCTCCTCCATGTCAAGGAGACAAGCTATCTCATCTCTAATGATAAAAATGCGCCCTATGGAGAATGTTGTATTTGGAGACGGCCCTGGAAGGTACCATCACCTGATTTCGTCGAAGTGATGCAATATGATCGGACTGATGTCTACCAGAATCACATAACGGAGTGGTACACGTTAGGCACCCCGGACCAGCTCTACAGTTATGGATTCGCATGGAATATTGGAAAGAGGTAAGCATCTCGGCCCCGTAACCCCTGTCGCGCCAATTATGAAATGTGGGGCAAGGACAGTCGTCTCGATTTCCTCACCCCCTGATCCCAGCCGCGTTTCATGTAGTCCTCAAATCACAGTGTGCCGAATGTACCACCCAGTCAAATCAACCAGGGCAGGGTTGTTCAAACAACGTTAGTTTTAACGGAGTCGtcaagtcttaacgtgaacattttaatgggttttATTAACTGAAAGAAATAACGTCCTTGAGGACACTTAACGTAtacattgttcgcgtatagcgtagtatagggtatagctctatggaataggtgccttagggcggataacgtgacttttgtgcttttgaacaaccaggcccctATGACGGATTACGAAGCTATCAGGTAACCACGGCTCAATGTCGCAGTCCAAAAATGACAGTGGCGAGGCAGCATTGCATTTAATACCGATACACCTTGATTTGTACATACGCTACAGGTAGTGTACTATACTGATAAAGAACTTAGGACAAGTCCCGTATACGACAACAAAGATGTTCCATCTGGAAATGTGGCGACTCCGTGGCGGGTTGAACATTGTCTTGTCGTATTGTCTTCCTCATTCTGGATAGAGGTTGCATTCGGCTTCGAGACcaaatttgtctttcaataGGTGGTGACACGTGTTGGTCACGATCTCCGTCTCTGTTGGTACATGCAAGTCTGAGCTGAAATCAGTAACCAGGTGTACCTTTTTCGTTTCAGACATTTCAATCGAATACCCGCTTCTTTCGCGTTCCCCTTAGACGTCGGGTGGTCAGCGCAGAACTTTTTCAACGTGACGGAAAAGATAAGGGACAAATCCGTCTTCGACATTCCTGAGCCCTGCGTTGATGTGTCTTATTGCATAGGACCTCCTATTTGATCAAGGACCAGAAAAGAACATTGAATATAAGAATAAGTAAGGAGTAAACTAATGAAGTATTAACATAGTGTTGTTTTTGGTCTTTTGTGTATACCACATTGACACCAGCTGGATATGCCGTCCAAGCTGAGGCAGCTTGACCCTCAAGcattggatccactccgccgacccggactccgttacacccgGGACAAC is a genomic window containing:
- the LOC135489486 gene encoding uncharacterized protein LOC135489486, which produces MVLILYVFLIGLQSCLTVTTWDQYDFVRRRVRPLRKNVVSKQNETAQSADGHRAPKLPEQYEADWLLYVHPLDNPSPWYSLPPPPYEVGRGRTYYDNTIPAISEHYDDFCIPIFAGLGYHWPCILLHVKETSYLISNDKNAPYGECCIWRRPWKVPSPDFVEVMQYDRTDVYQNHITEWYTLGTPDQLYSYGFAWNIGKRHFNRIPASFAFPLDVGWSAQNFFNVTEKIRDKSVFDIPEPCVDVSYCIGPPI
- the LOC135489714 gene encoding uncharacterized protein LOC135489714 is translated as MSNHDGLSESGVEVTTPIAEVTTSTSDVSDAEGHQPNEFCSPTEGESAPCGPNQEESTPCGPNEGESEPSSPSQGVSTSCGLNQGESAPCRPSQGESVPSNPSQGEYVPCGSNEGWESELCGPSQGESKISGPNQGENELGCQSQGEHDGPPRSKQEDLETRGPSQGETESSCGQGKETLNTGESELATKGQNSGLGVTEPTTVAPGGQIGTGQSTSRVILQAFSSRTSLVCGILQIVLGLTVVGLTIGLISFWEKVHYARDGTGILGGALFIAAGISGIISARTRQSHHIITCMVLSILAAFFSGTLPAFIFVHAAFSHRIWRGFAAFLCAVTAVSFLELVVSVVQSAMCCRVTCCATPSSVCKSAGISCTAAESNYTV